From a single Opisthocomus hoazin isolate bOpiHoa1 chromosome 6, bOpiHoa1.hap1, whole genome shotgun sequence genomic region:
- the HYI gene encoding putative hydroxypyruvate isomerase isoform X2, which produces MSLRFSANLSWLFPQLPALPARLEAAAAAGFGAVEAAWPAGCPAQELRGAAERAGVRIVLLNTPPGDQAAGELGLAAVPGREAAFREGLAAAVRYGRAAGCPRIHLMAGRVPLGADRAAVAGEMEATFIENLRYAADLLAQEDMIGLVEPINSRITDPRYFLNTPHQAAAILEKVGRPNLKLQLDLFHCQIMDGNLSRNLETYFPLIGHIQIAQVPGRHEPDSPGELNFPYIFELLESLGYTGYVGCEYAPKGDTLEGLGWLRSYWESRGLHQGGNTKAAE; this is translated from the exons ATGTCGCTGCGCTTCTCCGCCAACCTCTCCTGGCTGTTCCCGCAGCTCCCGGCGCTGCCGGCGCGgctggaggcggcggcggccgccgggtTCGGGGCGGTGGAGGCGGCCTGGCCCGCGGGCTGCCCGGCCCAGGAGCTGCGGGGCGCGGCGGAGCGGGCGGGGGTGCGGATCGTCCTCCTCAACACCCCCCCCG GGGACCAGGCGGCGGGCGAGCTGGGGCTGGCGGCCGTGCCCGGGCGGGAGGCTGCCTTCCGGGAGGGGCTGGCCGCGGCCGTGCGGTACGGCCGTGCGGCGGGCTGCCCCAG GATCCACCTGATGGCTGGGCGGGTTCCCCTGGGCGCAGACCGGGCAGCAGTGGCAGGCGAGATGGAAGCCACCTTCATTGAGAATCTCAGATACGCTGCTGACCTCCTGGCCCAG GAAGACATGATTGGACTGGTGGAGCCTATTAACAGCCGCATCACTGACCCCCGCTACTTTCTGAACACCCCACACCAAG CTGCTGCCATCCTGGAGAAGGTGGGACGGCCCAACCTGAAGCTGCAGCTG GACCTCTTTCACTGCCAGATCATGGATGGGAATTTGTCACGCAACCTGGAGACGTACTTCCCGCTCATCG GTCACATCCAGATTGCCCAAGTGCCAGGGCGGCACGagcccgacagccccggggagTTAAACTTCCCCTACATCTTCGAGCTCCTGGAGTCTCTGGGCTACACCGGCTACGTGGGGTGCGAGTATGCTCCAAAAG GAGACACTCTGGAAGGTCTGGGCTGGCTGCGCTCGTACTGGGAGAGCCGAGGCCTGCACCAGGGTGGGAACACTAAGGCAGCAGAGTAA
- the HYI gene encoding putative hydroxypyruvate isomerase isoform X1, giving the protein MTSGITWDGACYVPAARWCLLSLLRGRWLLLSPPVSAPPAWPQCSSGRRRIHLMAGRVPLGADRAAVAGEMEATFIENLRYAADLLAQEDMIGLVEPINSRITDPRYFLNTPHQAAAILEKVGRPNLKLQLDLFHCQIMDGNLSRNLETYFPLIGNAQHPDLLHGGRGAGAAFRRGRTAPRSAVAGWGCGAAPGSPCLVPGEGCRQGCCGQGFSHSLPRSHPDCPSARAARARQPRGVKLPLHLRAPGVSGLHRLRGVRVCSKRRHSGRSGLAALVLGEPRPAPGWEH; this is encoded by the exons ATGACATCCGGCATCACATGGGACGGGGCATGTTATGTCCCCGCAGCTCGTTGGTGCCTGCTGTCCCTCCTGCGTGGAAGATGGCTCCTCTTATCCCCTCCTGTGTCTGctcccccagcctggccccagtgTTCCAGTGGCAGAAGAAG GATCCACCTGATGGCTGGGCGGGTTCCCCTGGGCGCAGACCGGGCAGCAGTGGCAGGCGAGATGGAAGCCACCTTCATTGAGAATCTCAGATACGCTGCTGACCTCCTGGCCCAG GAAGACATGATTGGACTGGTGGAGCCTATTAACAGCCGCATCACTGACCCCCGCTACTTTCTGAACACCCCACACCAAG CTGCTGCCATCCTGGAGAAGGTGGGACGGCCCAACCTGAAGCTGCAGCTG GACCTCTTTCACTGCCAGATCATGGATGGGAATTTGTCACGCAACCTGGAGACGTACTTCCCGCTCATCGGTAACGCCCAGCACCCAGACCTGCTCCACGGTGGCCGTGGGGCAGGAGCGGCTTTCAGACGAGGCCGTACTGCCCCACGCTCTGCTGTGGCTGGCTGGGGGTGTGGGGCTGCTCCTGGGTCACCTTGTCTggtgcctggagaaggctgcaggcagggctgctgcgggcagggcttCTCCCATTCCCTCCCTAGGTCACATCCAGATTGCCCAAGTGCCAGGGCGGCACGagcccgacagccccggggagTTAAACTTCCCCTACATCTTCGAGCTCCTGGAGTCTCTGGGCTACACCGGCTACGTGGGGTGCGAGTATGCTCCAAAAG GAGACACTCTGGAAGGTCTGGGCTGGCTGCGCTCGTACTGGGAGAGCCGAGGCCTGCACCAGGGTGGGAACACTAA